From Pararhizobium sp. A13:
ACAGCGGCCGAGGCGGTGGCGGCGTCAGCAGCGGGTCGTACCGCATAAACCTCCCCGTTCACCGGGGATATGCATTGGATCATGGTCATGATCGTTTTCCTGTTCTGTCGTCAAAAATTATGATCCGGTACCGCCCTTTCGGGCATCTACCGGATCGAAGCCGATTCTGAGCGATGGCGTTACGCCCGTTCGAATCCCCGCGCAACTTCCCAATCCGTCACGCGGCGGTCGTATTCCTCCTGCTCCCATTCGGCGGCGCGGGTGTAATGCTCGATGACATCCTCGCCGAACGCGTCGAGCAGCATCTTCGAGGAGTTCATCGCCTGCGTCGCGTCGCGCAGCGTTCCGGGGATTTCGCGGATGTTCTTGCCGCCATAGGCGTCGCCGACGAACGGCGCTTCCAGCTCCAGCTTGCCCTCGATACCGGCAATGCCGGCGGCGATCAGGGCTGCCATGGCAAGATAGGGATTGAGATCGGAGCCGCCGACGCGGCATTCGATGCGGATCGCCTTGGTACCCTCGCCGCAAAGCCGGTATCCGGCGGTGCGGTTGTCCTTGCTCCAGACGGCCTTGGTCGGCGCGAAGGTTCCGGCCATGAAGCGCTTGTAGGAATTGATGTAGGGCGCGAGGAAATAGGTGATCTCGCTCGCATGCGTCAGAAGGCCGGCGACGTAGTGGCGCATCGTTTCCGACATGCCGTATTTGGCTTCCTTGTCGAAGAACTGCGGCGTCTTGCCATCCAGGCTCCAGAGCGACTGGTGGATGTGCGACGACGAGCCCGCGGCATGATAATTCCACTTGGCGAGGAAAGTGATCGCCTTGCCGCGCGACCAGGCGATTTCCTTGCAGCCGTTCTTGATGATCGCGTGCCGGTCGGCCATGGTCAGGGCATCGGCGTAGCGGACGTTGATTTCCTCCTGGCCGGCGGACGCCTCGCCCTTGGAGTTTTCAACCGGAATGCCGGCGCCCTGCAGACCGTTGCGGATCGCCCGCATCACATCCTCTTCCTTGGTCGTCTGGAAGATGTGGTAGTCCTCATTGTAGCCGCTGACGAGCTTCAGGTCGCGGTAACCGCTTTCGCGCGCATCGTCATAGCTCTGGTCGAACAGGAAGAATTCGAGTTCCGTCGCCATATAGGCCTTCAGCCCCATCGCCTCCAGTCGGGCGATCTGGCGTTTGAGGATGGCGCGCGGCGAATGCGGCACTTCCTTGTGGGTGTGATGGTCGAGCATGTCGCAGAGAACCAGCGCCGTGCCTTCCAGCCAGGGAATGCGGCGAAGCGTCGAAAGGTCCGGCTTCATCGTATAGTCGCCGTAGCCCGCTTCCCAACTGGTCGACTTGTAGCCGGACACCGTGTCCATCTCCATGTCGGTCGCCAGCAGGTAGTTGCAGCTATGGGTCTCTTCCCAGGCGCTGTCGACGAAGAACTGCGCGTGAAAACGCTTGCCCATCAAGCGTCCC
This genomic window contains:
- a CDS encoding glutamine synthetase family protein — protein: MSASYSFEELKKDVAEGRIDTVLACQVDMQGRLMGKRFHAQFFVDSAWEETHSCNYLLATDMEMDTVSGYKSTSWEAGYGDYTMKPDLSTLRRIPWLEGTALVLCDMLDHHTHKEVPHSPRAILKRQIARLEAMGLKAYMATELEFFLFDQSYDDARESGYRDLKLVSGYNEDYHIFQTTKEEDVMRAIRNGLQGAGIPVENSKGEASAGQEEINVRYADALTMADRHAIIKNGCKEIAWSRGKAITFLAKWNYHAAGSSSHIHQSLWSLDGKTPQFFDKEAKYGMSETMRHYVAGLLTHASEITYFLAPYINSYKRFMAGTFAPTKAVWSKDNRTAGYRLCGEGTKAIRIECRVGGSDLNPYLAMAALIAAGIAGIEGKLELEAPFVGDAYGGKNIREIPGTLRDATQAMNSSKMLLDAFGEDVIEHYTRAAEWEQEEYDRRVTDWEVARGFERA